DNA sequence from the Amycolatopsis sp. Hca4 genome:
CGCGCTCGAGACGACCGCGGAAGCGCTCGTCCGCCTCGACGCCCGGGAAGCCGCTGCAGCCCACCTGCGCGAGGCCGTCGCGATCCTCGTCGCCACCGACGACCCGCGGGCCGACGTTCTGCGGCGGCGTGCGCGCGAACTGCGGCCGTCGCCGGGCGGTGAGCCGGTCACGCCGGCGGTCGGCAGGCCGGGCACTCCGGGTCCGGTGACTCGAGCACCCGGACCGGCACGCTCGCGAGGGTAACGAGGTTGAACGCGTATTCGCGGTTGACCGGCAGCGCGGGCACGCCGGTGATCAGACTGGCCGCGGCGTGCGCGGCGAAGTGCCCGGCGAGTCCGGCGCTGGTCGCGTTGGCAGCCTGCACGTCAGACGGGCCGGGCGGCGGCCCGGCCTGCCCAGGCGTTCGTTCCCGCCCCTTGACGGTGCGCAGGCAGTCCGAGCAGGGTCCGGTGCCCGGCCGGTACAGCCCGACGCTGACCAGCGGCCCGTGGTAGCCGACGTGAACCCACGGCGTGCCGGTGGCCAGGCACGCGCGGTTCGTCCACGAGCGGATGTCGCCCGGCCGGTCCGCCGCGAGCACGACGACGTCGAAGCGCTCGACCAGCGCACCCAGGAACGCGGGCCCATCGACGTCGTGACGCTCACCGGTGACGTCGACGGCGGGGTTGGCGGCGCGGAGCTTCCGCACCGCCACGTCGGTCTTGAACTGCCCGATGTCCGCGTCGTCGTAGAGCGGCTGCCGGTTGAGGTTGGACCTTTCCACGACGTCGCCGTCGACGCAGTGGAGCCGCCCGACACCGGAGAGCACGAGATTCTCCGCGGTGACGCACCCGGCGCCGCCCACGCCGACCAGCGCCACGCTCGCGTGGGCCAGCAGGCGCTGGGTGTCCCATCCGGTGCGGCGGGGCACCGGGTCCATCCACTGGAGCAGCTCACGGCCGCGGCTGTGGCGCTCACGGGCCGCCGGCGCCAGTCCGCTGTCCGGCTCGTCGGCGTCCTCGACGTACCCGGCGGCCATCAAATCGTCGACGGCGGCGCGCACGACGACGCCGGGGAGGCCGTCGAAGCGGCTCGTCAGCACCGCCACCACCTCCTCGACGCTCCGCGAGCCGTCCAGCAGCCCGAGCAACGTCCAGACCCACCCGCCGGGGTCGAGCAGGTCCCGGCCGATGCCGGGCACCAGGCCGCCGATCCGGATCCGTCCACTGCGGGAGCGGCTGGGCCGGTGCGGGCGCTTGATCCGTGGCCGGTGCACGGCGCGCCCTACGCGTCCACCGAGTCGGGGCAGTACATCGCCTCGCACTCGGGCTCGACGAACCGGAGCACCCGGAAGCCGGGCAGCACCCGGCGGCCCGCTTGCCGGTCGGCTTCCGGGTAAGCTGCGCCCGCCGGAGCGAGATCGAAAGGACCGCGATGTGGTTGTCGGTTGGTGAATCCGGAGGACGGGTTCATCGTGGCTGCTCCGTTGCCACCTGGGTCCGCGACTTGGTGTCGCGAACGGAAACCACGATGATCGTTTTCCCGTTTCCGGTGCTTTCCGCCTTGCCGCAGCTTTCCGGTGATTTCCGGAAACACCCGGGAAGGCGACTGGGCCGACGTGGTTGACCTGGCAGCCGCGCGAGCTGCTTTCAAGACCGCCGTCGCCGATGAGGAAGCCGCCCGCGCCGCGCTCAGAGCGGCAGGCATCGAGGCGAAGCTCGCCATCGACGAGATGGACGGCGAGCTGGGCACGATCGCGAAGAAGCACCGCCTCACCCCGTCCACGCTGTCCAAACTGAACCCCGACAAGACGACCACCGAGTGGGCGCCACTGGGGCTCGGCAGTTACCGGTCGATCGATGCGATCACGGGCGGGCGGCACCGGCTCGCCGCGCTGCGGGAAAAGCTGGACGAAGCCAAGCAGAAGGTGAAGAAGGCCCGAAACGAGCTTCTACGGGCGGACGCGCGTGCCGATCTCGAGGAGACCGCGCAGGCGGCCCGGACCGAGGTAGCGGAGAGCACGCTGGTCGTCGACGATGTCCAGGTGACGCGGGAGGACGACCACGTGGTGCTCGACATCCGGGTGCGCAACACGGGTGACCGGGCGGCCGACATCACCCGGGCCGCGATCAGGATCCTCACGCGTGCCGAGTTCTTGACCGCGTACGAGACGACCGCGCGGTACGACCTGCTGGTGGACGGTGACTACAGCGAGGTCGGCGTCGCCCACTTCGTCAAGCCGGACGAGGTGGACCGGTTCACGCTGGTGCTGGGGTTCGCCGAACCCGAACGCGGGTGTGTCTTCACCGCGGAGCTGGAGCTGCGGTTCAACCGCGATCACGTCACCGTTTCGAAGCCCTTCAGCCTCAGCTCCTGTTTCGAATGACCGACGAAGACCAAGCGGCGCAGGTCAAGGAGATCACGGCCACCGTGACGGCGGTGTGCACACTGCTGGTGCG
Encoded proteins:
- a CDS encoding ThiF family adenylyltransferase; translated protein: MHRPRIKRPHRPSRSRSGRIRIGGLVPGIGRDLLDPGGWVWTLLGLLDGSRSVEEVVAVLTSRFDGLPGVVVRAAVDDLMAAGYVEDADEPDSGLAPAARERHSRGRELLQWMDPVPRRTGWDTQRLLAHASVALVGVGGAGCVTAENLVLSGVGRLHCVDGDVVERSNLNRQPLYDDADIGQFKTDVAVRKLRAANPAVDVTGERHDVDGPAFLGALVERFDVVVLAADRPGDIRSWTNRACLATGTPWVHVGYHGPLVSVGLYRPGTGPCSDCLRTVKGRERTPGQAGPPPGPSDVQAANATSAGLAGHFAAHAAASLITGVPALPVNREYAFNLVTLASVPVRVLESPDPECPACRPPA